In Bifidobacterium adolescentis ATCC 15703, the sequence GACAAGGGGCTGGAAGGCAAACCCTGCTATGTGTTCCACGCTAGCGATGCCGGTGCCTCCGATCCCTTCGCCGTACTCATCGCGATGGAGCCCATGCCTGAACGCTCCGCGCTCAGACACGGGGGACTGCTCAGTCATCTGCATTTTCAATATGCCTCTGATGAAGGCGAACTCATCAAAGGTACTGGCAAACAAGCCACGCTCCGCCATCGCATGTGGTATCCCACCATGTGCGCCGCTGAAGGGACGTTACTTGATCAATGCAACATCGTACGTGCGCTGCATCATCTTCAAGCATGGCGGGAACTGCCTGTCCCATCATCAGACTGACTGCAGATGCCCGAAGATGGGACAATATCAGCATTGCGACGATTGTAGGTATCGTCCAGTGACGCTTTCCGGACATGCGGCGATCCGAGAAGGCGCTCCCTCGCATACTACGCGTCCGCCTGCTTCACCGCCGCCCGGTCCCATATCCACCACATAGTCCGCATTGGCAATCACGTCCAAATCATGTTCGATGACGACCACCGTCGCGCCATTCGCTACAAGTTCATCAAATACGTGCAGCAGCACGCGAACATCAAGCGGATGCAAGCCGATTGTCGGCTCATCGAACACGAATACCGCATCATGCTGTTTCCGCCCCATCTCGCTGGCCAATTTCAAACGCTGGGCCTCACCGCCCGACAGCGCGGGAGTTGGCTCGCCCAACGCAAGATAGCCCAAACCCAATTCATGCAACGTGGCAAGCTTCGTTTGGATCGGTTTGACATCTCGTAAGACAGGCATGGCATCGTCGACGGTCATTGTCATTAACTGCGGCATCGAATACGCCACTCCGTCGGTGCAGGGGAGCTTCAGCTCGGCGATTGCATCGGAATACCGCGAGCCATGGCATGCCGGGCATTCGATATCGACGTCAGGCAGGAACTGCACGTCGAGCGAAATCGATCCCGTGCCGTCGCACGTCGCGCAACGCAGCTTGCCAGTGTTATAGGAGAATGCCCCCGCTTTCAGACCGATGGTCCGCGCAGCATCTGTTTTTGCGAACGCGCGTCGAAGATCGTCATGGACGCCGCAATATGTAGCGACGGTGGAACGTATGTTCGCGCCGATAGGCGTGGCATCGATAAGATGCGCCTTGGACACACCGTCCGCCTCGAGGAGCCGCACCTGCGTCGGCTGCGGCGACCTGTCGATCCGCGACTGCAAAGCGGGCATCAACATCTCCAGTACCATCGTCGTCTTGCCGGAACCGGATACCCCTGTTACGGCGGTCAGCCGTCCACGGGGAATATCTACCGATAACGGGCCGACGGTATGCAGACGGTCGGTTTCCATATGAATTCGTCCTGCGGAGAAGATTTCATGGGCGTCAATGTTGTCACGCACACGGTCATGAACGTTGCCACCCTGGGCAAGGAACGGCGCGATGCGCGATTCGCGGGTATCAATCACCTGCGGCACCGTTCCCTGCGCAATCACCTGACCGCCCTTTGCGCCGGCACCTGGCCCCATCTCGATGAGATAATCGGTTTCGGCCAGCACCCGAGTGTCATGATCGACCACTACCACGGAATTGCCATCAGCCACCAGGTCACGCATGACACCGAGCAGTCCGTCGACATTCGCGGGATGCAACCCAATCGACGGCTCATCCAGCACATATAACACGCCTGTGGTGCGATTGCGCACGGCGCGGGCAAGCTGCACGCGTTGGCGCTCGCCGGTGGACAGTGTGGCTCCGGCGCGGTCCAAGGACAGATACCCGAGACCGAGTTCCAATAAACGCCGTGACGTATTGAGGAACGATTCACAGATGGCGCTCGCCATGGTGCGCATATGTGGTTCCAGCGATTCCGGCACGGACCCTACCCAGGAAACGAGTGCGTCCAGAGACATCGCGGTTGCCTGAGCCAGATTGATGTCTCTGATACGTGGCTGGCGGGCGCGTTCGGAAAGTCTGGTCCCTCCGCAATCGCTGCAGGGACGCTCTTTGAGGAACCTCGCAACACGTTTAAGCCCTTTTTCGTCCTTGGCTTTGGTGAGGGCGTTCTCCACGGTGTATACGGCGTTGTAGTACGTGAAGTCGAGTTCGGCGAAATCGTCGCCTTTTTTCGGCTTGTATAGGATGTGCTTCTTGATGGCTGGGCCGGCGAACACGATATCTCGTTCTTGTTCGGTGAGTTGGTTGAACGGTACGTTGGTACGTACTCCCATGGCCCCGCATACTTGCTTCATCAAATCCCACATCAACGATCCCCACGGCAGCACGGCTCCCTCGTCAATGCTTTTCGACTCATCCGGTACCAAGGCGGAACGGTCGACTTCCCTCATGATTCCGGTGCCTGAGCATGTCGGACACGCGCCCGCGGCGTTGAATGCGAGATCCTCCGCTGATGGCGGATGCATGAGTCCGCCGCAGAACGTGCAATGCATCGGAAGCTCGGCGGCAACGTTCATCGTGGGTTGGTTGCGTGCTCCGCAGTGTTCGCACACGTGCGATCCGATCCGGGAGAACAGGAGGCGCAGACTGTTGAGCAGTTCGCTCATTGTGCCGAACGTGGAACGGACTCCAGGCACTGATGGACGCTGATGCAGTGCCAATGCCGCCGGAATATGACGCACCTCGTCGACGGTTGCGCGGCTTGCCTGGGTCATACGTCTTCTTGTATAGGTCGATAGCGCTTCCAGATAGCGTCGTGATCCCTCCGCGTACAGCACGCCAAGCGCGAGGGAGCTTTTTCCTGAGCCTGAGATTCCGGCTATGCCGACCATGCTGTTGAGCGGGATGTCGATGTCGACGTCTTTCAGATTATGTACGTGGGCTCCGCGCACTTCGATACATGAGGGGAGTGGCCGAGACACTTGTGTTTCGTATGCAAAGATAGAAGGAGACGGTTTCATACCGGCAATTCTATGCTTGCCATATGGTTATCACATATACGGATGAAAAGAAATTCACCAAGGAACAGACCCAGCGACTGTTTCTTTCAGTCGGCTGGGTGTCCGGTCAATATCCTGAACGGTTGCATAAGGCGTTGATGGGGTCATCCACCGTATTCAGCGCATGGGATGGCGAACGTCTGGTGGGTCTGGTGCGAGTGCTTGATGACACGGAGATGGTGGCATACATGCACTATGTGCTGGTCGATCCTGAATACCAAGGGCGCGGCATTGCCGGACATCTTGTCGGCATGGTCAAGCAGCGGTACCACGATTACCTGTATATCGAGGTTATGCCTGAGGAAAGCAAGAATGCCACGTTCTATGAGAAGCATGGATTCCATATTATGGAGGATGGCGTCGCCATGCAGATATGCAATCCGGGAGAACGGCACTGACGGAACGGGCATCGGGCATGTCTTGAGAACTTCGGGCGGTGAGGGGCGCCATCTTTCGCCGGAGGCGTTTCCATTACCGCTTATATTTTTTGGGGTTCGGCTGTCAGATCTTGAATGAACGACGGATGAATCCGTATACGGTGTCCCAGTAGCGTTTCGGATCCACGGCGGAGCTTTCCATATGATCGGCGTCCGGAACCAGCAGACGTTCGCGGTCGATGCTGGAGCAGGCGTTGTAGTTCATGTCGAGGAAACGTGGGCTGACCATGCGGTCCTTTCCTCCATGGATGAACAGCATCGGAATGACCGTATGCCGCAATGACGGTATGCAGGACGCTTCGGTGAAATCATAGCCGGCACGGCGCTTGCAGATCAGACCCGCCGCGTCCACACATGCCGAGGCGAGAAGCTTTGGCATGTGGAACATGCCTCGCGCGCTGTCTATGAATTCCATGCGGGCGGAAGTGTATCCGCTTTCGGCGATTGCCGCGATGACATTGCGTGGCAGTTCCGGCGTGCCGGTCGTCATCATCACCGTCGTGGCTCCCATGGATCCTCCGAATAGGAGAATGCGTGCTTGATCGTCGCTATCCACAATCAGCCGTATCCAATCAAGCAGATCATTGCGCTCCAACCATCCCATGCCTACATATCGTCCTTCGCTCAGATCCTGGGCCCGTTGGGATGGTGTGAGGACGGTGAAGCCCATGCGGGCATAGCGGTGTGCCCATTTGGCTTGTTCTTCAGGGGCTCCGGTATAGCCATGCACGCAGATGGCATATATATGCGGCGTCGGGTCGATGCAATCCGGATCGAAGAGCCAGCCATGCAGCTTAAGCCCATCGCGGCTGGTGATGGATACCGGCTGTTTCGTTTCGGAAAACCATTGCCCGGCCTCTTTGGCCTCGCCTTGGTTCATCTTTCCCTCGCGATCCGGAGCGATCAGCGCCTGATGGAAAATGGAATGCTTCCACTGCGTGTCGATGGCAAAGCGGAACAGCATATGTGCTGACGCCGCGAGCAATCCCGTCGCTGCGACGGTCGTGACGCCAGTCGCGAGCTGAATGTTGCGGATGAGCGCGGAATGGTCATGCGTCGTTGCCATTTTCTGATTCCTTACCACTGGTTGGTGCTTGTCTGACTACGATTGTACGTGGGTTTGCGCATAGTCCGCGTTTTATGCACCTTGCTCCTCTGATTGCAGGGAAATGTCAGCGGCACCATGTATACTAGATAACTGTTGTCTTGGCGAGGGAGGTTCCGCCTCCGTTATCGACTTGGCGTATGATATGAAACTCCTTGGGTTTTCTATGCGGCTCGTCGGTGCGCCGAAACATAAGAACGATGTATCAAGGAGATATTGATTATGGCTACCACCATCACTCTTGAAGGTGCTGCTCGTACCGAGTTCGGCAAGGGCGCTGCCCGCCGCATGCGCGTCGCGAACCTCATCCCGGCCACCGTTTACGCGGGTGGCGAGGATCCGACCTTCGTGCAGCTGCCGATGAAGGAGACCACTCTGGCTCTGCGTCACACCAACGCCCTGTTCACCATCAAGTATGGTGACGAGACCAAGATGGCCGTTGTCAAGGACGTCCAGCGCAACCCGGTGAAGCGCATCGTCGAGCATGTCGATTTCTACGAGGTCAAGGCCGGCGAGAAGATCGACGTCGAGGTGCCGGTGTTCGTTGAGGGTACTCCGAAGGGCGCTGCCGTCGCGTTCGTCGACATCCAGGAGCTCAAGGTCCGCGCCGATGTGGCCAACCTGCCGGAGAAGATCGTGGTCAACGTTGATGGCCTGACCGATGGTTCCAAGGTCTTCGCCAAGGACGTTGTGCTGCCGGAAGGCGTCGTACTCGATGTCGAGGATCCGGAAGAATCCGTCGTCACCGTCGAGGTGCCGGAAGATGCCGCACCGGTTGAGGCCGCTCCGGCTGCTGACGCCGCTGCCGCTCCGGCTGCTGACGCTGAGTGAGATCGTTGCTCAAGCTGATTTGATTCCGATATGCCTGCCATATCGGTAGTACAAGGTCCCTGTGTGTGAAAACACGTGGGGACCTTTGCGTTTCCTTATGTTTCTTGCTATCTCATATCGCGAACGCCGGTTATCGAAAGCGTTTATGGTGTGAGAAAGTACATACCAGAACCCGGCGCCACAAGCGCCGGAGACCAATAACCGCTGGCCGCCTTTGGGTGGCTGATGCAACTAGAAGAAGTAAAGAATGACTGAACAGAATCATCACGATCCGGCGGAGCTTGACAAGCTCGCTGAGAAGTTCACCGTGCTCCCGAACGACAATCCGGCATCCGACGCCAAGCGCGCCGAACTCATCGACAAGCCGGCCTTCGGTCAGGTCTTCTCCGACAATATGGCCCACATGACCTGGACCAAGGGTGAAGGCTGGTCCGACCGTCGCATCGAGCCGTACGCGCCGCTGAAGATGGATCCGGGCGCATCTGTTCTGCATTACGCCCAGGAATGCTTCGAAGGTCTGAAGGCCTACCGTCACGCCGACGGCTCCACCTGGCTGTTCCGCCCGGACGCGAACGCCGAGCGTTTCCAGAACTCCGCCAAGCGCCTGTACCTGCCGGAACTGCCGATCGACGACTTCATCGGCTCTGTCGCGGCACTGGTCAAGCGTGATGTGAACTGGGTTCCGTCCCGTCGCGAATACACGCTGTACATGCGTCCGTTCATGTTCGCTTCCGAGCCGTTCCTTGGTGTGCGCGCTCCGCAGGAAGTGGATTATTGCGTGATCGCCTCCCCGTCCGGCCCGTACTTCCCGGGCGGCGTGAAGCCGGTCAGCATCTGGGTCGAGGACAAGTGGTTCCGCACCGGCCCTGGCGGCACTGGCTTCGCCAAGTGCGGCGGCAACTACGCAGCCTCTCTGCTCGGTGAATACACCGGCATCGACCATGGCTGCCAGCAGGTGTGCTTCGTCGACGCCGCCACCAAGACCTACCTGGAGGAGCTTGGCGGCATGAACATGATGGTCGTGCACAAGGACGGCCACGTGGAAACCCCGTCCCTGACCGGCAACATCCTGCCGGGCGTGACCCGCCGCTCCCTGATCCAGCTCATCCAGGACAACGGCCACGATGTGGTCGAGACCATGATCGCCCTGGATCAGCTGCTTGAGGACATCAAGTCCGGCGAAGTCACCGAGGTGTTCGCCTGCGGTACCGCCGCCATCATCACCCCGATCGGTCGCTTCAAGTCCGAGAAGTTCGATGTGACCGTCGCCGACGGCGGTTCCGGCGAGTTCACCCTCGCACTGCGCAACCAGCTGCTCGGCATCCAGCTTGGCGAGATCGAAGACCCACACAACTGGATGTGGAAGGTCTGCTGATTTTCCCGTTAGCGATTATTAGCTGACATATAGCTGTAATGGCCGCCGGAGGGTGGCGCGTGCTTCAGGCCAAGTTCACATGGTCTGACAATGTACGTGCCGCCCTCCGGCTCTTTTATTGCAGCTCTTGCCCCATATTGTGCTATTTTTAACAGCTGGTTGGAAAAGAAATATGTGAGGGAAGGGGAGTGGCCATGGAAGTGGCGCTGGAAAGCAACGGCTTCTTCATAGGTATCGAATATCTGGCGACCTTCTGCTGCGGCATGGTCGGCGGGCTCGCCGCCGTACGCAAAGGCTATGATATTTTTGCGATTCTTGTCACCACATGGCTCACCGCATTGGGTGGCGGCATCATTCGTGATGTGCTGCTCGGAGCGCTTCCTCCCGCAGGCGTCTCCGACAAAGGGCTGGTGATCACCGCACTGCTCGCAGCTGTGGCCGTAGCCATCATTTATCCCGAAGTCGACAAGCTCAAATGGTCCATGCTGTCATTGGACGCGCTGGCATTGGGCCTTTACGCCGTCAACGGCACATCCAAAGCCATGATGTACCACATGTCCGGCACCACGGCAGTGTTCCTGGGCATGTTCACGGCACTTGGCGGCGGACTCATCCGTGACATGCTCATCAACGAGGTGCCCATGGTGATCCGCGACAAGCATTGGTACGCGGTGCCTTCAGCCGTTGGATGCGTATTGACGGTACTCGTATGTAAAGGAGTGAACGAGGGAATCGTCAGTTTTCCCGCCGAAGTCGTGCTTGATGTGCTGATTGTAGTGCTGGTGGTGGCCATGCGGCTTATCTCCGTGTTTTTCGACATTCAATTGCCGGGGGCTTTGGCCAGGCATAACACCTACCTGCCGAGCGAAGCCAAATATCTCAAACGTCCGGTCATCCATCCCGATCGGAATGATGACGATATCAAGCGTAAGTGAGCATTTTCAACAGAGCACGAAATGTAAAAAAGAAGAAGCCCCGCAGGTTTTCCTGCGGGGCTTCTTACAAGCTGTGAGTTACGAAAACTCAGAGAGCGTTGATGGCCACAGCGAGACCGGACTTGCGGTTGGCAGCCTGGTTCTTGTGGATCACGCCAGCGCCGGCGGCCTTGTCGAGCTTCTGGGCTGCGACCTTGTAGGCGGCTTCGGCGGCGGCCTTATCGCCAGCGGCGATGGCTTCGCGGGTGGCGCGAACGGCAGTCTTCAGGCTGGACTTCACGGCCACGTTACGCTTGTGCGCCTTCTCGTTGGTGAGAACGCGCTTCTTCTGCGACTTGATGTTTGCCACTATTTCTCCAAACGACGTTTGCTATAAGGACATACAAACGATGATGATAACATGGCACGCGGATAAATCGCCAATGCGTATAAGAGTGTCGCGGAAGGACATGCCGACACTACCAGTTAGAATCGTTTGCGTCGAATATTTCCAGAGGAGGATGGCGTGGGGCAGCAGCATAATCAGCCCGGGTACACCGATCAGTCGTTGATCCGCAACTTTTGCATCATCGCGCATATCGATCACGGCAAATCAACGGTGGCGGACCGTATTCTGCAGTTGAGTGGCATCGTGCCGGAGCGCGAGATGCGCGATCGCTTCCTCGACCGCATGGATATCGAGCAGGAACGCGGCATCACCATCAAATCGCAGGCCGTGCGCGTGCCGTGGACGGTTGACGGCACCGAATACACACTCGGCATGATTGATACCCCCGGCCATGTGGACTTCACATACGAGGTGTCCCGAGCGTTGGCCGCATGCGAGGGTGCGGTGCTGCTTGTCGACGCCACGCAGGGCATTGAAGCGCAGACGCTGTCCAACCTGTATATGGCCATCGACCATGATCTGGCCATCATCCCCGTGCTCAACAAAATCGACCTGCCCAGCGCCGAACCCGACAAGCATGCCGAGGAAATCGCCGGCCTGATTGGTTGTGACCCGTCCGACGTGTTGCGCGTCTCCGGCAAAACCGGAGAAGGCGTCGCCGAACTGCTCGACCGTATCGTCGCCGAAGTGCCCGCGCCGACGGGCAATCCGGACGCGCCTGCCCGCGCGCTCATTTTCGACTCCGTATACGACTCCTATCGTGGCATCGTCACTTACATTCGTATGGTCGACGGTGAACTGAAATCGCGCGAGAAGCTGCACATGATGGGTATCGGCATGACGCATGACCCCATCGAAATCGGCGTGATCAGCCCCGACATGATGCCCACCAAGGCGCTTGGCGCAGGAGAGGTCGGCTATGTGATCACCGGAGCGAAAGACGTCAGCCAGTCCAAGGTGGGCGACACCATCACCTCCGCCATAAATCCGGCTACCGAGCCGCTCGAAGGCTACCGTGATCCGCAACCAATGGTCTACGCCGGCCTGTTCCCAATCGACAACGCGCAATATCCGGAACTGCGCGAGGCGCTTGACAAGCTCAAGCTCAACGACGCGGCCCTCATCTACGAACCGGAAACCTCCGTGGCGTTGGGCTTCGGCTTTCGTTGCGGCTTCCTGGGCTTGCTGCACATGGAGATCGTCACCGAACGTTTGAGCCGCGAATTCGACCTTGACCTGATCTCCACCGCGCCGAACGTGCCGTACGAGGTCACCGCGGAAGACAATTCCGTGCATCGCGTCACCAATCCGAGCGAATTCCCCGAAGGCAAGATCAAGAAGATCGTCGAACCGATGGTTGCCGCCGACATCATCACGCCGAAGGATTTCATCGGTGCGGTGATGGACCTGTGCCAAGACCACCGTGGCCAGATGGGCACCATGGAATACATTTCCGCCGACCGTGTGGAAATGCATTACCGTATTCCACTCGCCGAAATCGTCTTCGACTTCTTCGACCAACTGAAGAGCCGTACCAAGGGGTATGCGTCGCTCGACTACCACGAGGATGGCGAACAGTCCGCCGATCTGGTGAAGGTCGACATCCTTATTCAAGGCGAGAAAGTCGATGCGTTCAGCG encodes:
- a CDS encoding excinuclease ABC subunit A: MKPSPSIFAYETQVSRPLPSCIEVRGAHVHNLKDVDIDIPLNSMVGIAGISGSGKSSLALGVLYAEGSRRYLEALSTYTRRRMTQASRATVDEVRHIPAALALHQRPSVPGVRSTFGTMSELLNSLRLLFSRIGSHVCEHCGARNQPTMNVAAELPMHCTFCGGLMHPPSAEDLAFNAAGACPTCSGTGIMREVDRSALVPDESKSIDEGAVLPWGSLMWDLMKQVCGAMGVRTNVPFNQLTEQERDIVFAGPAIKKHILYKPKKGDDFAELDFTYYNAVYTVENALTKAKDEKGLKRVARFLKERPCSDCGGTRLSERARQPRIRDINLAQATAMSLDALVSWVGSVPESLEPHMRTMASAICESFLNTSRRLLELGLGYLSLDRAGATLSTGERQRVQLARAVRNRTTGVLYVLDEPSIGLHPANVDGLLGVMRDLVADGNSVVVVDHDTRVLAETDYLIEMGPGAGAKGGQVIAQGTVPQVIDTRESRIAPFLAQGGNVHDRVRDNIDAHEIFSAGRIHMETDRLHTVGPLSVDIPRGRLTAVTGVSGSGKTTMVLEMLMPALQSRIDRSPQPTQVRLLEADGVSKAHLIDATPIGANIRSTVATYCGVHDDLRRAFAKTDAARTIGLKAGAFSYNTGKLRCATCDGTGSISLDVQFLPDVDIECPACHGSRYSDAIAELKLPCTDGVAYSMPQLMTMTVDDAMPVLRDVKPIQTKLATLHELGLGYLALGEPTPALSGGEAQRLKLASEMGRKQHDAVFVFDEPTIGLHPLDVRVLLHVFDELVANGATVVVIEHDLDVIANADYVVDMGPGGGEAGGRVVCEGAPSRIAACPESVTGRYLQSSQC
- a CDS encoding GNAT family N-acetyltransferase; the encoded protein is MVITYTDEKKFTKEQTQRLFLSVGWVSGQYPERLHKALMGSSTVFSAWDGERLVGLVRVLDDTEMVAYMHYVLVDPEYQGRGIAGHLVGMVKQRYHDYLYIEVMPEESKNATFYEKHGFHIMEDGVAMQICNPGERH
- a CDS encoding alpha/beta hydrolase, whose amino-acid sequence is MATTHDHSALIRNIQLATGVTTVAATGLLAASAHMLFRFAIDTQWKHSIFHQALIAPDREGKMNQGEAKEAGQWFSETKQPVSITSRDGLKLHGWLFDPDCIDPTPHIYAICVHGYTGAPEEQAKWAHRYARMGFTVLTPSQRAQDLSEGRYVGMGWLERNDLLDWIRLIVDSDDQARILLFGGSMGATTVMMTTGTPELPRNVIAAIAESGYTSARMEFIDSARGMFHMPKLLASACVDAAGLICKRRAGYDFTEASCIPSLRHTVIPMLFIHGGKDRMVSPRFLDMNYNACSSIDRERLLVPDADHMESSAVDPKRYWDTVYGFIRRSFKI
- a CDS encoding 50S ribosomal protein L25/general stress protein Ctc, whose amino-acid sequence is MATTITLEGAARTEFGKGAARRMRVANLIPATVYAGGEDPTFVQLPMKETTLALRHTNALFTIKYGDETKMAVVKDVQRNPVKRIVEHVDFYEVKAGEKIDVEVPVFVEGTPKGAAVAFVDIQELKVRADVANLPEKIVVNVDGLTDGSKVFAKDVVLPEGVVLDVEDPEESVVTVEVPEDAAPVEAAPAADAAAAPAADAE
- a CDS encoding branched-chain amino acid aminotransferase codes for the protein MTEQNHHDPAELDKLAEKFTVLPNDNPASDAKRAELIDKPAFGQVFSDNMAHMTWTKGEGWSDRRIEPYAPLKMDPGASVLHYAQECFEGLKAYRHADGSTWLFRPDANAERFQNSAKRLYLPELPIDDFIGSVAALVKRDVNWVPSRREYTLYMRPFMFASEPFLGVRAPQEVDYCVIASPSGPYFPGGVKPVSIWVEDKWFRTGPGGTGFAKCGGNYAASLLGEYTGIDHGCQQVCFVDAATKTYLEELGGMNMMVVHKDGHVETPSLTGNILPGVTRRSLIQLIQDNGHDVVETMIALDQLLEDIKSGEVTEVFACGTAAIITPIGRFKSEKFDVTVADGGSGEFTLALRNQLLGIQLGEIEDPHNWMWKVC
- a CDS encoding trimeric intracellular cation channel family protein, yielding MEVALESNGFFIGIEYLATFCCGMVGGLAAVRKGYDIFAILVTTWLTALGGGIIRDVLLGALPPAGVSDKGLVITALLAAVAVAIIYPEVDKLKWSMLSLDALALGLYAVNGTSKAMMYHMSGTTAVFLGMFTALGGGLIRDMLINEVPMVIRDKHWYAVPSAVGCVLTVLVCKGVNEGIVSFPAEVVLDVLIVVLVVAMRLISVFFDIQLPGALARHNTYLPSEAKYLKRPVIHPDRNDDDIKRK
- the rpsT gene encoding 30S ribosomal protein S20, which encodes MANIKSQKKRVLTNEKAHKRNVAVKSSLKTAVRATREAIAAGDKAAAEAAYKVAAQKLDKAAGAGVIHKNQAANRKSGLAVAINAL
- the lepA gene encoding translation elongation factor 4, coding for MGQQHNQPGYTDQSLIRNFCIIAHIDHGKSTVADRILQLSGIVPEREMRDRFLDRMDIEQERGITIKSQAVRVPWTVDGTEYTLGMIDTPGHVDFTYEVSRALAACEGAVLLVDATQGIEAQTLSNLYMAIDHDLAIIPVLNKIDLPSAEPDKHAEEIAGLIGCDPSDVLRVSGKTGEGVAELLDRIVAEVPAPTGNPDAPARALIFDSVYDSYRGIVTYIRMVDGELKSREKLHMMGIGMTHDPIEIGVISPDMMPTKALGAGEVGYVITGAKDVSQSKVGDTITSAINPATEPLEGYRDPQPMVYAGLFPIDNAQYPELREALDKLKLNDAALIYEPETSVALGFGFRCGFLGLLHMEIVTERLSREFDLDLISTAPNVPYEVTAEDNSVHRVTNPSEFPEGKIKKIVEPMVAADIITPKDFIGAVMDLCQDHRGQMGTMEYISADRVEMHYRIPLAEIVFDFFDQLKSRTKGYASLDYHEDGEQSADLVKVDILIQGEKVDAFSAIVHRDKAYSYGVMMTKKLRELIPRQQFEIPIQAAIGSRIIARETIRALRKDVLAKCYGGDISRKRKLLEKQKAGKKRMKMLGHVEVPQEAFIAALSTGEAGNDRDTKDKIRAAQKSEG